In Romboutsia lituseburensis, a genomic segment contains:
- a CDS encoding 3-keto-5-aminohexanoate cleavage protein: MEKVIITAAISGAEVTKEHNENVPYTVEEVVREAKSAYDAGASIIHLHVRHDDGTPTQDINRFKECIDAIKEVCKDAIVQPSTGGAVGMSNEERVQPVNLHPEMATLDCGTCNFGGDDIFVNTENTIKEFGKKMIELNVKPEIEVFDKGMVDMALRLNKKGFINDNMHFNFVMGVNGGISGTYRDLMFMRQSIPSNATFTVSGVGRCQFDMIALSVLMGGHVRVGFEDNVYMEKGVKAKSNGELVQKAANIVKALGRQVATPKEAREILGLEVKELTAQEA, from the coding sequence ATGGAAAAAGTAATAATTACAGCAGCTATAAGTGGTGCAGAAGTAACAAAAGAACATAATGAAAATGTACCATATACTGTAGAAGAAGTAGTAAGAGAAGCAAAATCTGCTTATGATGCTGGAGCTAGTATAATACATCTTCATGTAAGACATGATGATGGTACTCCAACTCAAGATATAAATAGATTTAAAGAATGTATAGATGCAATAAAAGAGGTTTGTAAAGATGCGATAGTTCAACCTTCAACTGGAGGGGCAGTTGGAATGAGCAATGAAGAAAGAGTACAGCCTGTAAACTTACATCCAGAAATGGCAACATTAGATTGTGGTACTTGTAACTTTGGTGGAGATGATATATTTGTTAACACTGAAAATACTATAAAAGAATTTGGTAAAAAGATGATAGAATTAAATGTTAAGCCAGAAATAGAAGTATTTGATAAAGGTATGGTAGACATGGCCTTAAGACTTAACAAAAAAGGATTTATAAATGATAATATGCACTTTAACTTTGTAATGGGAGTTAATGGTGGTATAAGTGGAACATATAGAGATTTAATGTTTATGAGACAAAGCATACCAAGTAATGCTACTTTCACTGTAAGTGGTGTAGGAAGATGTCAGTTTGACATGATAGCACTAAGTGTGTTAATGGGAGGGCATGTCCGAGTAGGATTTGAGGATAATGTTTATATGGAAAAAGGTGTAAAAGCTAAATCTAATGGAGAATTAGTTCAAAAAGCTGCAAATATTGTTAAAGCATTAGGAAGACAAGTAGCTACACCAAAAGAAGCTCGTGAGATATTAGGTTTAGAAGTTAAGGAATTAACAGCACAAGAAGCTTAA
- a CDS encoding 3-oxoacid CoA-transferase subunit A yields MNKVISLEKLKDIFKDDMTIMIGGFLGCGTGEKLIDALIQSDAKNLTIIGNDTSFVDRGIGRLIVNNQVKKVIASHIGTNAQTGQLMNEGKLEVELSPQGTLIERVRAGGFGLGGILTPTGVGTLVEENKQKVSVNNKEYLLEEPLRADIALVKGSIVDEFGNTVYKGTTKNFNPMIAMASDIVIVEAEEFVNTGEINKEMIMTPGVVVDYIVKEAN; encoded by the coding sequence ATGAATAAGGTTATATCTTTAGAAAAATTAAAAGATATTTTTAAAGACGATATGACTATTATGATAGGTGGATTTTTAGGATGTGGTACTGGTGAGAAACTTATAGATGCACTTATACAATCAGATGCTAAGAATTTAACTATAATAGGAAATGATACTTCTTTTGTGGATAGAGGTATAGGAAGATTAATAGTAAATAATCAAGTAAAGAAAGTTATAGCGTCACACATTGGAACTAATGCACAGACTGGTCAGTTAATGAATGAAGGGAAGCTTGAAGTAGAATTATCTCCACAAGGAACTCTTATAGAAAGAGTAAGAGCAGGAGGATTTGGCTTAGGTGGAATATTAACTCCAACTGGGGTAGGAACATTAGTAGAAGAAAATAAACAAAAAGTAAGTGTTAATAATAAAGAGTATTTATTAGAAGAGCCATTAAGAGCAGATATAGCACTTGTTAAGGGTAGTATAGTAGATGAATTTGGTAACACAGTGTACAAAGGAACTACTAAAAACTTTAATCCAATGATAGCAATGGCAAGTGATATTGTAATTGTTGAAGCAGAAGAATTTGTAAATACTGGTGAAATTAATAAAGAAATGATTATGACTCCAGGTGTAGTAGTAGATTACATTGTAAAGGAGGCTAATTAA